GGTCGGGACCTTGGAGCCAGCGGCATCTTCGTATGCAAAGGCAAGAATCATACCCTGGTTGAAGAGCTTCTGGAATGGTTCGTCGGTAGAGACGAGGCCGAGATCGAACAAAACCTTGTGCCAGAAACGGCTGTAGAGCAAGTGAAGCACGGCGTGTTCGGCACCACCCACATAGAGGTCAACCGGCATCCAGTACTTTTCAAGTTCCTTTGCCACAAATGCGTCGCCGTTGCAAGCGTCGATGTAGCGGAGGTAATACCAGCAAGAACCAGCCCACTGCGGCATGGTGTTCGTTTCGCGGATACCCTTGCGGCCATTCTTATCGACGACCTGGAGCCATTCGGTGGCGTTTGCGAGCGGGGACTGTCCGCCGTCACCCGGCTTGTAATCCTTGAGTTCCGGCAAGAGCACCGGCAGTTCGGAATCATCGACGGTAGAGATTTCGCCGTCTTCCCAGTGGATAATCGGGAACGGTTCGCCCCAGTAGCGCTGACGGCTGAAGAGCCAGTCACGGAGCTTGTAGTTCACGGTAGCCTTACCGATCTTGTTGGCTTCGAGCCATTCGATGACCTTGGCGATACCCTGCTTCTTGTTGAGGCCGTTCAGGCAAAGCGTGTCGTTCTGGCTGTTGATGTAGGTGCCGTCGGCAGCCCAGCAGGCTTCCCCCTTGAGCACGAGAGGCTTAACATCTTCGGGGCAGCTTGCATCCGGTTCCATGATGCAGATGACCGGCAAGTTGAACTTCTTTGCAAAGTCAAAGTCGCGAGTATCGTGAGCCGGCACGGCCATGATGGCACCGGTGCCATAGCCCGTCAAAACGTAGTCGGCAACCCACACCGGAATCTTCGTGCCGGTGAGCGGGTTCACAGCGTAAGAACCAGTAAACACGCCGGTCTTTTCCTTGGCGAGTTCAGTACGGTCGAGGTCGCTCTTCAAGGCGGCGGCGTGCACGTATTCTTCCACGGCGGCCTTCTGTTCGGCAGTCGTGAGTTCCGGCACCATAGCGTGTTCCGGAGCAACGACCATGTAGGTTGCACCGAACAGCGTATCGCAACGGGTCGTATAAACGCGGAGCTTCTTTTCGGTCGGCTTGCCGTTAGCGTCGGCAATGGCAAAGTCCACTTCGGCACCAAAGCTCTTGCCGATCCAGTTCTTCTGCATGTCCTTCACGCCCTGCGGCCAGTCGAGCTTGTCAAGGCCCTTCAGCAGGCGGTCGCCATACAGCGGAATACGCATGAGCCACTGCTTGAGGTTACGGCGTTCGACTTCCTTGGTGCCGCACTTTTCGTGGCTACCGTCGTTCAAGACTTCTTCGTTCGCGCAAACAATCTTGCAGTGCTTGCACCACCACACCTGAGCATCGGCGTAATAAGCGAGGCGCTTGCCGTCGCGGTACTTGCGAACCTCGTCCTTACCCTTGGCTTCGACATCGGCCGGAATCGGGAGTTCTTCAATCGGGCGGCCCTTCTGCTGGTCTTCATCGAACCAGGTGCCATAAAGGCGCTTGAAAATCCACTGCGTCCACTTGTAATACTTCGGGTCAGTGGTGTTGACTTCCTTGTTCCAGTCGTAAGAGAGACCGAGGCGCTTGATCTGGCGGCGGAAATTGTCGCAGTTCTTCTTGGTCGTAATGGCCGGGTGCGTACCGGTCTGGATGGCGTACTGTTCAGCAGGGAGGCCGAATGCGTCCCAACCCATCGGGTGGAGCACATTGAAACCACGGCTGCGCTTGTAGCGGCAAATGATATCCGTTGCAGTGTAACCTTCCGGGTGACCTACATGGAGGCCAGCACCACTCGGGTACGGGAACATATCCAAGCAATAATACTTCGGCTTGGACTTATCTTCGCCAGTCTTAAACGTCTGATGTTCTTCCCAGTAGGCTTGCCACTTGGTTTCGATTTCTTGCGGATTATACTTTGCCATTATTTATTCCTCTAACGCCGCGACGGAACCGCCACGACCTCATTAAATTTTCGAGGCAAAAGATAGAAACTTAAAAAGCCCCGCATTGCGGGACCAGTAGCAAAAGAGCGTTACAAAAACATCAATCCGATACTATCGATTCTGGATTCTGTTCACCTAAATTATTCCATTTGCCGCTAGAACATTTAAAATACATGTCCCTGTAAGCATGGTAAGGCTCATAATGGTATTTCGCTATTTTTCCTTCATTTGCAGCATCACATTTTTCTTCAATCCATCCATTATCGGTATAAGTAAAAACCACAATATTAGCCGTTTTCAATCTGTTGAAACGCGGATCTCCGCCAGCACTTAATCGCAAACCGCCACACCAATAATCCGTTTGTTCGTCATCATAAGAAGCAAGGCTGACGCTATTACGGTTTTCTCTGCACTGAGCTTGAACGGCTGCAGCCAAAGGAGCAGCGTGGTCCAAATCGATCCAAGTTCCTTGTTCGCACTTGAAATAGTAATAATCTCGATAATAGACGGCTGAATCCGTAAGCTGAACAAACATAGAATCAATAGCGCCTTCACGTTCCGAACCGCATGTCGGAAAAACTCTCAACGCTCTTTGATACCGAGATTTTTCCCAAGTTCCCTGTTTGCACTCATAATAAGTCCAATATAAAGCTAGCACAGAATCCACAGCACCTTCGTTATCGGCCCTACATTCAGAAAAATCTTCCACTCGACGAATAAACGTACTTGCCGAACTTAAAATTTCAGAACTACTCGAAGCAACTTCGCTAGAAGACTCTGGACTTGAAACAGCCTCGCTGCTAGAAGATACTGGACCTGAGCCTGTTTCACTACTAGAAGCCACGCTACTCGAAGATTCTACAGCCGACGATTCAGTCGCTGCGGGAATCGGGTTATTCACGGCATCGTCACCGCACGCCGTAAAAGACAAAACTGAAATAGATGCTAGCATCGCTAGCACCGAAGCATGATTCCTTTTGAACATAAAAATTCCCTATACGTTCCAAAATTTTATCCAAATAATATAAACTTATTTTATCAAAAGACTCTTTATCCAATAAATGTAAGCAAAAAAGAATTTCATTTTTTACAGAGCCTTTTTCTCTGGATAAATAAAGGAGATTCTCACATTAGAATTATCCTTGCATCCAACCACACGGCTTAACCTATATCGATGAGCAGGAATCGTATCCCGAACGCTTTGGGGGTCTTCAGATTTGCTACACACTGTGTTATGGAGTAGTTCGTCAGCAATTTCTTCATCTGTAGTTTCCAAAGTCCAAGTTCCATCTTCCCGATAACGATAATAATTCTGAGGCAAGCAATAACTATACTGAAAACCGATATCACTATTATGCTCTAACTTTTGCGCCAAGAGAACATCCTTATCCCAGCAATGTTCAAGCAAGCCAGCAGCACGATCATTTACAGAAGCTTCTTTAGGCAAATCCAGAACATCGTACTCCTCGTCAGTCAAGCCCTTTTTCCGAGGATCCGTATATTGTTGCGGAATAAGTTTTGTGGTTTTCCATTTACCTTCATCACAATAATAGAACGCACCATCAGATTCTTTAAAACGTTGTCCATAATACGCGTCTTCACGAATCGGGCATGCGCCCAATTTAGGGTCAAAATTACTTTCATGCCAATAGCCATCCTCAAATAGATAATACCGTCTTTCGCCTTGAGATTCAAACGAGCAAGTATCTCCTTCAACAGTTTTACTAGTCGTGCAGTTATAAACAACTTCATCTACGAGTTCCCACACAACACCTTCGTCATACGCCCCTCCTAAATCAGAATGCACAACATGTAAGCATTGATAGTATGCCGTATATCCGTTTGAATATGTAATTTTCCCAGTATCCCATTCATTTTCAGCATTGCATTCTTTGGCGGGAGCCTTCAAGCAATCGCTTTCATTCCAGGTTCCGTTTCCCACATATTCATAGCATTTTCCCCAACGGTCGCCACAACAGTAAAAGCCGCCCTCCGAAATATGCACATTACAAAGACTCCCTACAGATACACCCGCAGTATCGCAAGCGACAACAGGCTCCGCCTCATACCAGTTGCCCTTTTCGCACTTATAATAACTAATTGAAAAGCCGTATTTAGCGCCACCGTTCCATAATGAATCGACAGCGCCCTCATTGAGCGCATCACACTTTGGAAGTTGCGTAGTTACAACGATTTTTTCCAAGTTCGAAATTTCAGAACTACTCGAAGCAACTTCGCTAGAAGATACAGGATTTGAAATGACTTCACTACTTGAAGATTCAGCCGCCGAAGATTCGGTCGCCACAGGCGTCGGGTTACTCACCGCATCATCGCTGCACGCCGTAAAAAACAAAAAAGATGCCAGCATCGCTAGCACGGAGACATGATTCCTTTTGAACATAAAAACAACTCCCATTATGTTCCAAAAATTTATCCGTAAAATACAAACTCACAAATTCAAAAACCATTTTTACAAAAAAATGTAAGAAAAAAAGAAGCCCCAGAAGGCGGCCACCCTTCCAGAGCTAAAATTACAAGTCTACGCTATTAGTTTTTAGTTTTCGCCATTTCGCATTTCAGTCTGCTCACGGTCCATGGTGTAGGTCAGGTATTCTCTAAAGTCACGATCGATTTCCACTTCTGGATCGTCGTTATAATGACCAGAGAGAATATCAATAAGTTCTCGATTGTCTGCCCAGCCAAGCACACCGACAGCGTCAAACGTCATGGACTTATCGCCCGGAGCTTTGGCTATATATTCAATCTTGGACTTTTCGACCCAGCCCTGCCCACAGCTTCCTTTAACGAGAACTTCCGTGTCAGCTTCCCTGACAATCGTAAGAGCATCATTAAAGCCTGCCGTGCACACGACCTTGCCACCACCTTTATCTGATGTAACATTGATATCACCTAGCTTAGACTTTACTTGTCTCGCCGCAAAAGAAGACGAGACCAGAACAGACAAAGCAAGGAACATCATCAACTTTGCGGTTTTCATGATTGACCTCCTTATTGTATTAGGGTGGGACATCCACCCACTTTTCAAATTACAAAGTAAAGTTTACAGAAACCAGAAAATGCATGGTTTAAGTTAGAATAGAGACATTTTTTCCCGTTTTTATTTTCCATGCTAAGCAACTGGCTCCCGCGCCCATTCTGTAAACTTTCTTTTTCTATTTATTTAACCCTTATTAAAATATTTTTAAGTCGTTGAACCTCCACGATTTGTTATTATTCCGTCATGCTTTTAAAAAAATCTTGCTTACTCGCGTCCATGGTTTTAGCGCTCGCCACGAGTGCTTTTGCTCAAAGTTCCGATGATGACGAATGGGTTTCTGTCGATTCACCGAGACCCGCTTCCGAAAGTGAAAAATCAGGTTCTTACGACGGAACAAACGACAGCGAATTCGCAAATGACGAAGAATACGCAAGCGCATACGCAAGATACAAGACGCAGACAACATCGCGTTCCGAAATCAGCAAGCAGCGCAGCGAAGGGTTCTCGCAGTCCGTGTTCCTTGGAGCTCGTTTGCAAGGCGGCTTCAACACGTTCCTCGGTTCAAAATCCGATGGCTGGGGCGCAGGCTGGAACGTCGGTGGCGGTCTCATCATCAAGATTTCGATGTTCACAAAGAACTTCAGCATTGTGCCGGAACTCACGTTCAACTATCGCCAGTACAATTACGAAAAAGACATGAATGATCTTTACACAAACAAGGCAAGGATCAACATCATGTTGTTTGAACTTCCGATCATGTTCCGCTACACGTTCGACCAGTACGACTTCTTTGCAGCTGCCGGTTTGCACCTCGGTCTCAAGCTGATGGGTAGCGCCGAATACGGTTCCGAACCGAAAGCTGGCGTCATCGCCGATAAAGAGAACAGCGGTATGAAATCCACCACCGAAATCGCAACCACGAACATGGAAGTGGGCTTTGCTATCGAAGGCGGCTACATGCTGACGAGAAACGTTCATTTGAACCTCCGCATTGTCCAGAGCTTCACGAACCTCCTGAACCACGGCTTGACCGTGAAGCAGCCGTTTGACGAAGCCACGCTTCTCACGTTCTACACCAACGTCGGTATAGCATTCCTGTTCTAGTCGGTTAGTTATTAGTCATTGGTCATTAGTCAATAGTTTTTAATTGCAACAAAAGGAAGCGCCAAACGCTTCCTTTTGTTTTTACGCATTTGTCTGTAGGGAACCAACACACTCGTCATGTTGAGCCCGCAGGGCGATATACGATACTTGGGACTTTAGTCCCTTAGTAGAGTTAAGCTCTTTGGGCTAACATCCAGTTAAGTTTTATGACTGACGAGATGCGCCGCCGAATGGCGAGACGCGCGCCTTACCTTCTGCGGATTCTCGGGATTTCCTTCTGGATGAGGAGTTTCTCGATCGGGGCAAATTCTTCGTGCGGCTTGATAGCTTCCTTGTAGAGCACGTCGGCGAGCGTCGGGTTGTGCGCTAGGAACGCAATCAGAATCGCGTTGCGCAAGAAGAATTCATCCATCGCAGCGACTTCGTACTTCTCGTAGAAATTCGCGACATATTCCGCAGCGAGCCTGTAATTCTTGGCACGGGCAGCTTCCATGATGTTAAACTCATCCACGAACGATTCCGGCAGCGCACCCGCATTCACAAGATTGCGAACTTTAACATAAACCTTGTTCGTGTCGCGAGCTTCCATTGGAATGCCACGCATCCATTCCACATATTCTTCGCGGAACTTTTTCCAATCCGGGGAAGTTTCATCCACCTTAAATTTCGGGCGAACGAGGCTATCCACCGCCGTTGCTGAATCAGAGACATTTTCCGAGACTGCCGCAGAATCAGCGCCCTTTTCAGAGTCATCCGCATTGGAATCGAGCATCGCCGAGATGCCTTCAAAAACTTTCTTGCGCTTTTTCACTTCTTTGATATATGCCAATAGCGCACGTTCACGGTACTTGTCCGTACCCGCCTTGAGCATGGACTGCACCTTTATCGGGCGGCGCAATGCATAATCCGCCGAGTCCAAATATTCCGGCCAACAAATTTCGCAGCTGTCGAACACCTGCACAATGCGCGCATTCGAATGTACAAAGCGAGCCTCTTCCGCCTTGTTGTCAACAATCGGGATAAACGTGCTGTTCGGTTCCACACCATCCAAGAGCGATGTAATCATCTTCGACGTAAAGAGGAAATTCTGTTCGCCAAAGAAATCCGGTTCGCGGTGGATGCGCTTGAATTCCTTCACGAGCGTTGAATCCGTGCTAAAGCGGCCAATGGCACGCTGCATCACCGGTTCGTCACTAGCGACAATGATAATGTCCGGCTCCTCAGGAGCCTTGTACAAACTCACGTACGGAAACGCCACATCGAGCGCCTTCAAAATGTTGAGGAACAGCAAGTCGTTAAATTCGTATGTTTGAATCCACTGCACCCAAAGTCCGCCCGGCTTCATGTAGCGGCGCATCTTGGTGTAAAATTCATGGCTGAACAAGCTCGCAACACCGCTCACCCACGGGTTACTCGGCACGCTAATCATCAAGTCATACTTGCGGCGGTTCGTGAGGAAGAACGTCTGCGCGTCATCAATGAAAATGTGGATGCGCGGGTCATCGTAGCCGCGAGCGTTCCACGGATAAAATCCGCGAGCGAGGTTCATCATTTCTTCTTCGATTTCCACGCAGTCAAAATCGCGCACCAGCGGATCCGAGAGCAAATAATGTGCGCCCATGCCACTGCCAAACCCAACCATCGCCGCATCGTAAGGCTTGTCCTTCATCGCCATCGGCATAAATGCAGTCGCCGCCTGCGTAAGCTCATCGCCTTCAATCGGGCGTTCACGATTCTTGCTCATGCTCGCATCAGCCTTGCCGTTCGTCTTTACGTAATAATGCACGTCGGATTCGTGGAAGCTAATCGTCGCCGTCTTACCGTCACGCACCACAATCTTTTCGTCCGGATGCAAATTCTTGTAAGCGCGGAAGGCGCCTGACGTAATCATGTGCGGATCAAAATTCACAAAGAACGAAGGCAAAATCATCACCGCCGTCATCACGTAAAAGAGCACGCTATAGCGAAACTTTTTGCGATAAATGACGAGCAAGATAAAGCCAATCATAAAGTCGAGTACAGCCGCGAGCACAAGCGACCCCTTGAGTTGCATCAGCGGCAACAGCAAAAGTCCACCGCCTGCCGAACCGAGAATTGAGCCCACCGTATTCCAGCCGTACACCTTTCCAATCGGGGCTTCACTCTTGAACGCACGCGTGAGAATCAACGTAATGAGCGGGAGCGTCATGCCAGCAAAGAAGCTCGTCGGCACCATCCACAAAATCGAAAGTGCGTACTTGAAAATGCTCCAGCAAACATAACCGTCGTTCGTCGTATTGAAAATCTGGTTTGCGACATTCATGCCTTCCCAGAACGGCTTGTAAAAATACAGAGTGCAAAGCGCAAAGAATCCCATGAAAATCTGCGCGAGCGAAAGCACCACGAGCGAGTCCTTCTTCAACAGCTTTCCGCTCACGGCACTGCCTATCGCAAGCCCCAGAATAAACGCCGAAAGCATCTGGTCAAAGCTATGACTCGAAGAACCCATCAACAGCGAGAGCAAACGAATCCAGACGATTTCATAGACAAACGAAGTAAGACCCGTAATACCCGCAATCCAGAACCACATGTTATTCGGCGGCATGGCGAGCTTATGTTCCGCCACATAATCTTCGTTAAGAGGTTCCGCGCGCATTTCGCGAACTCCCGCCGCATCCCCGCCAGCAGTCGCCAGCGACCCAGCACCTTCTTCTTCAAGTTCTTCCTCGTACGTCGAAGGCGTCGTATAGCCGATAAAGCAGAACACCGCCGCCAATAAGAAGTTAATCGAAGCCGCGACGCAAAGCGTGATGTGGTTTCCGAGTTCCGGAATCAAGATGTAGCTTGTGAACAAAATACCAATGGCACTACCGAGACTGTTTGTAAAGTAAAGCATCGGGAGCGAGACTTCGGCACCGCTCTTACGCATGAGACCTGCCGCGATGAACGGGAACGTCATACCCACAGCAATCGCAATCGGGAGCGTCGAACCCGTCGCAAGCACTACCTTCAAAATTTCCGCACCGCGCGAACTCAACCCCGCGACAAAATTCGAATCGTAAAAGTAATCCGTGAGCCAAATGTACATCGGGTGGTAAATGATGCCGCCAATGCCAATTGCAAGTTCCACCGCCGCATACCCAAGCAGCGGTCGCTTCACGCGCTCCACAAGCTTACCCGCGACAAAACTACCGATCGCAAGCCCGCCCATGTAAATGCAGAGCGTAAGCACCTGACCATAGCTCGAATGTCCGAGGAAAAGTTTAAGGTACCTGGCCCACGACCCCTCGTAAATGAGACCCGCAAAACCAGAGAGAGCAAAAAGCGCGTAAATAACGATATTCATGAGTGCAAATCTATACTAATTAAGTAGTTATAAATCACCCGCATCGCTTTTTCATTGTAACTTTTTAAAGACTTTTCTTTTAGATAAAAAGCACCCGCAGCCGTCATTGAAATCATTCAACCGATTAACCTACATACCATTTCAATAGGAATATGTAATTTTGGGTATTATGGGTTCATAGCTCGTGACAACACGCCGAGCATTTTCTATTTTTATGCATAAAAACAAATATACGCATAAATTCGAATTTTAAACACGGAAATCAAAATGACTCTTCGCGAAGCGTTTGAATCAAAGATGATGCTGCTCGATGGCGGCATGGGCTCTGTTATCCAGACTTACGGGATTAAGGGCGCCAACAACGATATGCTCTCCATCGAAAAGCCCGACATCATTCTCGACATCCAGCGTCGTTACGTGGATGCAGGCGTGGATTGCCTCACCACGAACACGTTCTCGAGCCAGCGCGTGAGCCAGCATGAATACCACCAGGAACATCGCATCGCCGAGATGAACCGCGCTTCCGTGAAAATCGCAAAGCAGGCCGCCGAAGAAGGCTTCAAGAAGTATGGCCGCAAGGTCTATATTCTGGGCGACGTCGGCCCGACGAGCAAGATGCTCTCCATGAGCGAAGACGTGAACGACCCGGCAAGCCGCGCCATCACATTTGACGAACTCGAAGATGCGTATTTGGAACAAATTTCCGTACTCATGGAAGAAGGCGTTGACGCCATCCTCATTGAAACGATTTTCGATACGCTGAATGCAAAGGCCGCCCTCAGCGCTTACAGCAAGGCAAATGATGCACGCATTGAAGCCGCCAAGGCTGCAGGCACTCCCGAAGCAGAAATTAAGCCGATTGAAGTTATGCTCTCGATGACCGTGAGCGACGCCTCCGGCCGTACGCTTTCGGGCCAGACCGTCGAAGCTTTTGCCGTGAGCGTGATGCACATGCACCCGCTTTCCATCGGCTTAAACTGCGGTCTCGGTGCAGACGGCATGGTGCCGTACCTCCGCCGCATGGGCGCTATCGCTCCGTGCTACCTCAGCTGCCACCCGAACGCAGGGCTTCCAAACCAGTTCGGCGGTTACGACGACACGCCCGAAGACATGGTGCGCCTGATGCGCGTTTATCTGGACGACAAGCTCGTGAACATGATTGGTGGTTGCTGCGGTACGACTCCAGAACACATCGCCGCGATGCGCAAAATGCTGGACGAACTCCCGGCCGACTACAAGCGCCGTGAACCCGCACCCAAGTACGTCACTTGCCCGCGCCTCCGCCTTGCGGGGCTCGAACCGTTGTTCAGAGAACAGGTTCGCCCGAGCAACGGCGCCGACAGCTGCAATGCCGATGATTTCGTAAAGGTCGGCGAACGTTGCAACGTCGCGGGCTCCAAGAAGTTCCTGCGTCTCATCAACGAGAAGAATTACGAAGAAGCGCTCGACATTGCCCGTAAGCAAGTCGATGACGGCGCCGACGTCATTGACGTCAACATGGACGACGGTCTCCTCGATGCCACCGCCGAAATGCGCACATTCTTGAACTTGATTGCATCCGACCCTGCTGTAAGCCGCGTGCCTATCATGGTCGATAGCTCCCGCTTCGAAGTTATCGAAGAAGGCCTCAAGTGCATTCAGGGCAAGAGCATCGTGAACTCCATCTCCTTGAAGATGGGCGAAAAGGCGTTTATCGAACATGCGCTCACCGTGAAGCGCCTCGGCGCCGCCGTAATCGTGATGCTCTTCGACGAAGAAGGTCAGGCCACGAACTACGAGCGCCGCGTACAAATTGCATCCCGTGCTTACGATATCATGGTGAAGCAACTTCACTTTGATCCGTCCGATATCATTTACGACCCGAACGTTTTGACAGTCGCTACCGGCATGGCAGAACACAACGCCTATGCCATTGACTTTATCCGCGCCGTCCGCTGGATTATGGACAACCTCCCCGGCGTCCGTATCTCGGGTGGTCTTTCGAACCTTTCGTTCGCATTCCGCGGCAACAACTACTTGCGCGAAGCAATGCACACCACGTTCTTGCATTACGCCATCCCGAACGGCATGGGCATGGCCATCATGAACCCGAGCGCCATTATCAAGTACAAGACAATTCCGCTTGAACTCCGCATGGCAATTACCGAAGTTATCTTCAACACGGAACCGGAAGCCAGCGAAGAACTCATCGAAATTGCAAGCCGCATGAATGCTGCCGCCGCAGCTGCAAAAGAAGCAGGCACCAAATACGATCCAAAGGCGATTTTTGCCGTAAGCACAGGCGCAAGCAGCTCTTCTGACGAAGGCAACGCTACCGCTGACGCCAAGCCCACCACGCCCGAAGAACGTTTGCAAGAAGCTCTCCTCAAGGGAACTTCTACAACGCTCCAGCCAGACTTAATGGAACTCATCAACCGTGGCGATAGCCCGGTCGGCATTATTTCTGGTCCGCTCATGGATGGCATGAACGAAGTCGGCCGCCGATTCGGTGAAGGCAAGATGTTCCTCCCGCAAGTCGTGAAGACCGCACGTACGATGAAAAAAGCTGTAGAAATTTTGCAGCCTTACATCGAAGCAGGCAAAAATGCAAACGCATCGAGCCGCGGTAAAATCGTCATCGCCACCGTCAAGGGCGACGTGCACGATATCGGCAAGAACATCGTTTCTGTGATTATGGCTTGTAACGGCTATGACATGGTGGACCTCGGCGTGATGGTTCCCGAAGATGTGATTGTCAAGGCCGCGATTGAAAACAAAGCAGATATCTTGAGCCTTTCCGGTCTCATTACGCCGTCTCTTGAAGAAATGTGTACGGTCGCAAAGGCTATGCAAGCCGCCGGTCAGCGCATCCCAATTATCGTCGGTGGTGCCACCACCTCGCCCACGCATACTGCCGTGAAAATCGCTCCGTGCTATGACGGTCCTGTTTTCCACGTGCGCGACGCCGCTAGCAATCCGGGCCTCGCCCAGAAATTGCTCGACCCCGCCACCCGCGAACAAACGATTCAAGAAAACCGCGAAGAGCAGCAGCGCATCCGCGACAAGCAAAACGGCATCAAGACCGAAGCCGCAAACGCCATGGCCGCAGCCGCCTCCACGCCGGAAGAACGCCGTTTCCAATACGACTGGAGCAAATACCAGCCGGTACAGCCGCCGTTCATGGGCGAAAGCAAGCTCCCGCCGATTCCTATCGAAAAGATTATCCCGCTCATCAGCTGGGAATACTTCTTCTTCACTTGGAAAATCAAGCCGGACGAAGAAGAAGCCAAGAAGCTCAAGGCCGACGCCGAAGCGCTCATCAAGTCGCTCACAAAGCCCGAATACGCGCTCCGCGCCGTTCAGGCATTCTACCCTGCTGCCGGTACTGAAAAGTCCGTTATCTTTAACACGGGCCGCACAGGCACGGACGCAGACCTCATCGAAGTCTCGACCGCACGTCAGCAGAATCCCGAAGGTACTTGCCTTTCCCTCTGCGACTACGTCGCTCCGGCAAATGCAAATACAGCAAGCGTTTTCGCCTCTCCCGCAGGCAAGGACGTTTTCCGCGACATCGTCGGTGCATTCGCAGTGACCATGAGCGATACATTCGTCAAACGCTTGGAAAAACTCAAAGCAGAACAGGGCGGCAGCGATTACGACGTTCTCCTCATGCAGACTGTCGCCGACCGCCTCGCCGAAGCAGGTGCTGAATACTTGAGCCAGGAACTCGACCGCACAAGCGGCTGGAAGGGCATCCGCCCAGCCGTCGGTTACCCCGTGCTCCCGAACATCAAGGAAATTTTCAACGTCGCAAAACTCATCGACTTTGGCAGCGTAGGCATCAGCCTCACTGAAAATGGTGCGATGTATCCGCAAGCATCCGTAAGCGGCCTCTACATCAGCCACCCCGAAATTGATTACTTCCAGGTAAAGTTATAATGCAAATCAGAACCGCAATCACTTTTGGCTGATGTTCGATGGAGACAAGTTAATCTCGTTCGTCGATGGACTATTACGCTAAATTCGGATTTGCAAATGAAGGTGTCAGCAATTCCGTCCACGGCGGAGTCGTCTGGTACCAAATGCGCCTTACGTTTTAGCTTCAGCCTTCCACGGCGTAAGCCCAACAACCTGATCGACAGGGAGTGCAAATGCAATTCCCTGCCCCATCGTATTCAGGCCCGCTTTTTCGTACAAAGCGTGCAGCACAGCATCCTTCACGT
This is a stretch of genomic DNA from Fibrobacter sp. UWB13. It encodes these proteins:
- the metH gene encoding methionine synthase; protein product: MTLREAFESKMMLLDGGMGSVIQTYGIKGANNDMLSIEKPDIILDIQRRYVDAGVDCLTTNTFSSQRVSQHEYHQEHRIAEMNRASVKIAKQAAEEGFKKYGRKVYILGDVGPTSKMLSMSEDVNDPASRAITFDELEDAYLEQISVLMEEGVDAILIETIFDTLNAKAALSAYSKANDARIEAAKAAGTPEAEIKPIEVMLSMTVSDASGRTLSGQTVEAFAVSVMHMHPLSIGLNCGLGADGMVPYLRRMGAIAPCYLSCHPNAGLPNQFGGYDDTPEDMVRLMRVYLDDKLVNMIGGCCGTTPEHIAAMRKMLDELPADYKRREPAPKYVTCPRLRLAGLEPLFREQVRPSNGADSCNADDFVKVGERCNVAGSKKFLRLINEKNYEEALDIARKQVDDGADVIDVNMDDGLLDATAEMRTFLNLIASDPAVSRVPIMVDSSRFEVIEEGLKCIQGKSIVNSISLKMGEKAFIEHALTVKRLGAAVIVMLFDEEGQATNYERRVQIASRAYDIMVKQLHFDPSDIIYDPNVLTVATGMAEHNAYAIDFIRAVRWIMDNLPGVRISGGLSNLSFAFRGNNYLREAMHTTFLHYAIPNGMGMAIMNPSAIIKYKTIPLELRMAITEVIFNTEPEASEELIEIASRMNAAAAAAKEAGTKYDPKAIFAVSTGASSSSDEGNATADAKPTTPEERLQEALLKGTSTTLQPDLMELINRGDSPVGIISGPLMDGMNEVGRRFGEGKMFLPQVVKTARTMKKAVEILQPYIEAGKNANASSRGKIVIATVKGDVHDIGKNIVSVIMACNGYDMVDLGVMVPEDVIVKAAIENKADILSLSGLITPSLEEMCTVAKAMQAAGQRIPIIVGGATTSPTHTAVKIAPCYDGPVFHVRDAASNPGLAQKLLDPATREQTIQENREEQQRIRDKQNGIKTEAANAMAAAASTPEERRFQYDWSKYQPVQPPFMGESKLPPIPIEKIIPLISWEYFFFTWKIKPDEEEAKKLKADAEALIKSLTKPEYALRAVQAFYPAAGTEKSVIFNTGRTGTDADLIEVSTARQQNPEGTCLSLCDYVAPANANTASVFASPAGKDVFRDIVGAFAVTMSDTFVKRLEKLKAEQGGSDYDVLLMQTVADRLAEAGAEYLSQELDRTSGWKGIRPAVGYPVLPNIKEIFNVAKLIDFGSVGISLTENGAMYPQASVSGLYISHPEIDYFQVKL